One window from the genome of Acinetobacter sp. ANC 7912 encodes:
- a CDS encoding KGW motif small protein: MAKTLRIMDRTALRQKGWWLFGFVVSLQVLFLVGSYLLQGS, translated from the coding sequence ATGGCTAAAACGTTAAGAATAATGGACAGAACGGCACTGCGTCAGAAAGGTTGGTGGTTATTTGGTTTTGTTGTGAGTTTGCAGGTGCTGTTTTTGGTTGGTAGTTATTTGTTGCAGGGTTCTTGA
- a CDS encoding enoyl-CoA hydratase-related protein, with protein sequence MTLSCIQQPHQHLNANLDNGVLTLAIHRPEAKNALYGELYLWIAQALDEADQDSSVRVVILRGQDADFSAGNDMQDFMKFIKTPLQGKAGDTPPFILLKSAAKFSKPLIAAVRGVAIGIGVTILLHADLVYSDNTALFQIPFVSLGLSPEGASSKLLVQQAGYHKAAELLLTAQKFNSEKALNAGLVNSIEEDAYAAAAKQAQTLAALPLTSLKQTKALMKHNLAEIIECIDNEADIFMKRVGSPEMMEAVQAFMQKRQPDFTQFN encoded by the coding sequence ATGACACTGAGCTGTATTCAACAACCACACCAGCATTTAAATGCGAATTTAGACAATGGCGTACTGACTTTAGCCATTCACCGCCCTGAAGCCAAAAATGCCCTCTACGGCGAGTTATATTTGTGGATTGCCCAAGCATTAGATGAAGCGGATCAGGACAGCAGCGTGCGTGTGGTGATTCTGCGCGGTCAAGATGCGGACTTTAGTGCCGGCAATGACATGCAGGACTTTATGAAGTTCATTAAAACTCCGCTACAAGGAAAAGCTGGCGATACACCTCCATTTATTCTTTTAAAATCTGCGGCCAAATTTTCCAAACCTTTGATTGCTGCCGTGCGTGGTGTCGCGATTGGTATTGGAGTAACCATCCTGCTGCATGCCGATCTAGTCTATAGCGACAATACAGCCTTGTTCCAGATTCCATTTGTAAGCCTTGGTCTATCCCCTGAAGGAGCTTCCAGCAAGTTACTGGTACAACAGGCGGGCTATCATAAAGCTGCTGAACTCTTACTCACGGCTCAAAAGTTTAATAGTGAAAAAGCCTTGAATGCGGGTCTAGTAAATAGCATTGAAGAAGATGCCTATGCTGCAGCAGCTAAACAGGCGCAAACCCTCGCTGCTTTACCACTGACATCACTGAAGCAAACCAAAGCATTGATGAAGCACAATCTGGCTGAAATCATTGAATGTATTGATAATGAAGCAGACATTTTTATGAAGCGTGTCGGTTCACCAGAAATGATGGAGGCAGTTCAAGCCTTTATGCAGAAACGCCAACCAGATTTCACACAATTCAATTAA
- a CDS encoding nicotinate-nicotinamide nucleotide adenylyltransferase encodes MKYKFDYLVFIGRFQPFHLAHMQTIKIALQQSQQVILALGSAQLERNIKNPFLAAEREQMILSNFSEADQKRIKFVHVIDVYNDEKWQKLVKSLVADVVKPDTKVGLIGHFKDESSYYLRLFPEWEMVELDSLVGAISATPLREAYYRGEVVESAFPLGTSEFLHKFKNTAIYQQLADKFATNDKTNLS; translated from the coding sequence ATGAAATATAAATTTGATTATCTAGTGTTTATTGGTCGCTTCCAGCCTTTTCATCTGGCCCATATGCAAACCATTAAAATTGCTTTGCAACAGAGCCAGCAGGTGATTCTGGCTTTGGGGTCAGCACAGCTAGAACGTAATATCAAAAATCCATTTCTAGCCGCTGAACGTGAACAAATGATCCTGTCGAATTTTTCCGAAGCTGATCAGAAACGGATTAAATTCGTACATGTGATTGATGTCTATAATGATGAAAAATGGCAAAAACTGGTGAAATCACTCGTAGCTGACGTAGTAAAACCAGATACCAAAGTCGGCTTGATTGGGCATTTCAAAGATGAATCGTCTTATTATTTAAGGCTGTTCCCGGAATGGGAAATGGTGGAGCTAGACAGTTTGGTCGGCGCCATTTCAGCAACGCCATTACGTGAAGCTTATTATCGTGGTGAAGTGGTGGAATCGGCTTTTCCTTTGGGAACCAGTGAGTTTTTACACAAGTTTAAAAATACAGCGATTTACCAACAATTGGCCGATAAGTTTGCAACGAATGATAAAACAAATCTGAGCTAA
- a CDS encoding NGG1p interacting factor NIF3, whose translation MLKLIYYVPDEHLEKTKQAVFAAGAGGIGDYAECAWQVLGKGQFKPLKGADPFIGEVGELEEIEEWRVEMIVPDEKAVDVAKALKASHPYEEPAFEFIQLLDIKV comes from the coding sequence ATGCTGAAATTGATTTATTACGTACCCGATGAACATCTAGAAAAAACCAAACAGGCCGTATTTGCCGCGGGTGCTGGTGGTATTGGTGATTATGCAGAATGTGCCTGGCAGGTCTTAGGAAAAGGTCAATTTAAGCCTTTAAAAGGTGCGGATCCTTTTATTGGAGAAGTGGGGGAGCTGGAAGAAATAGAAGAATGGCGTGTGGAAATGATAGTGCCAGATGAAAAGGCAGTTGATGTCGCCAAGGCTTTAAAAGCCAGTCATCCTTATGAAGAGCCAGCATTTGAATTTATTCAGCTGTTGGATATCAAAGTCTAA
- a CDS encoding LysR family transcriptional regulator ArgP, translated as MSLNSKYCDAFLAVAETQSFEAAAKVLNLTASAVTLRVQSLEKSLGQVLILRERPCKVTHTGQMLMEYLQSQRLREQQLLQQFHGLDTDEFSVLHIATNADSLATWLLPTLSKLLLQEKISLKFQVADQSQTHMLLETGKVSACISSQSQAMKGCQTQLIGAMTYRMVATPDFIQRWFNHGLHRESLRKAPAIIYNDQDQLHSEILLTHFGLTQQSYPFHYIPSSTAFAEAIFAGLGYGLVPDYQIADRIQRNTLVEILPECRTDVKLYWHHWKQQSPALQQLTTVILEQAKQHLNHPISS; from the coding sequence ATGTCGCTTAACTCAAAATATTGTGATGCCTTTCTGGCTGTCGCGGAAACCCAAAGCTTTGAAGCTGCAGCAAAGGTACTGAATCTTACTGCTTCTGCTGTGACTTTAAGGGTACAAAGCCTGGAAAAATCTCTAGGCCAAGTCCTGATCCTGCGGGAACGTCCCTGCAAAGTGACTCATACCGGACAGATGCTGATGGAATATCTGCAAAGCCAGCGTCTGCGGGAACAACAGCTATTACAGCAATTTCATGGTCTGGATACTGATGAATTTAGTGTGCTGCATATTGCGACTAATGCAGACTCACTCGCGACCTGGCTATTGCCGACCCTGTCTAAGTTATTATTGCAAGAGAAAATCAGCCTGAAATTTCAGGTGGCTGATCAGAGCCAGACCCATATGCTGCTGGAAACTGGGAAAGTTAGCGCCTGTATCAGCTCACAGTCACAGGCTATGAAAGGTTGTCAGACCCAGCTGATTGGCGCAATGACTTATCGAATGGTTGCGACACCAGATTTTATTCAACGCTGGTTTAATCATGGCCTCCATCGCGAATCCCTGCGTAAAGCACCTGCAATTATTTACAATGATCAGGATCAGCTGCATAGTGAGATCTTATTAACGCACTTTGGTCTGACGCAACAGAGCTATCCTTTTCACTATATTCCCTCTTCAACGGCTTTTGCCGAAGCGATCTTTGCCGGTTTGGGTTATGGACTGGTTCCGGACTATCAGATTGCGGATCGAATACAGCGTAATACATTGGTAGAAATTCTTCCCGAATGTAGAACAGATGTAAAACTATATTGGCATCACTGGAAGCAGCAATCACCAGCCCTACAACAACTTACGACAGTCATTCTGGAACAAGCCAAACAACACTTAAATCATCCTATTTCAAGCTAA
- a CDS encoding carotenoid oxygenase family protein, translated as MPWPKPLSSMLKNTLSKSIQYSADILHSRIPYSHDNPYLDGIFAPQRQEHFSTQLTVEGQIPAELDGALMRIGPNPITVKNPRIYHWFTGDGMIHALRLKGGEAHWYKSQYVGADSVQKKLHRPLIPGKSRGVADPVNTNIINFAGKIWALVEAGAYPIEVNSELESKRHHLFESDDPDLPFSAHPHIDPDTGDIHAVCYDGLTHNKVFYLHIDAKGKLKNHVEIPVKHGPMVHDCAITKSQVLILDLNVNFSVRSALKGSLLPYQWNPKHQARIGLLPFGGSAKDIRWYNIDPCFIFHTMNAYDLNTGDVVMDAVVHSNAMLHSIQGPIEEHDIRLERFIFDQGTGKVSRTVLSDTKQEFPRINDAYTGRQYRYAYSISFGEFDDPYKVSGNSVMCLNLRTRTTESYFFGDNWVTGEAIFVAREGAEAENDGWLMSYVHAVDCGPSKVVILNAQHIADGPIATIHLPVRVPVGFHCNWIDYRKLRANYS; from the coding sequence ATGCCGTGGCCAAAACCGCTGAGCAGCATGCTCAAGAATACGCTCAGTAAATCGATACAATATAGTGCGGACATTCTGCATAGTCGCATTCCATACTCCCATGACAATCCTTATCTGGACGGTATTTTTGCGCCGCAGCGGCAGGAACATTTTTCGACTCAACTAACCGTAGAAGGGCAGATTCCTGCAGAACTAGATGGTGCCTTGATGCGGATTGGCCCGAATCCAATTACTGTTAAAAATCCTCGAATTTATCACTGGTTCACTGGCGATGGCATGATCCATGCGCTAAGGCTCAAAGGCGGTGAGGCGCACTGGTATAAAAGCCAGTATGTCGGTGCGGATAGCGTACAGAAGAAATTACACCGACCGCTGATTCCCGGTAAAAGCCGTGGCGTGGCTGATCCGGTGAATACCAATATTATTAACTTTGCCGGAAAAATCTGGGCTCTAGTAGAAGCGGGTGCTTATCCAATCGAAGTGAATAGTGAACTGGAATCGAAACGTCATCACCTATTCGAATCTGATGATCCCGATCTACCATTTAGCGCACATCCGCATATTGATCCGGATACCGGCGATATTCATGCCGTTTGTTATGATGGCCTAACACATAACAAAGTTTTTTATCTACATATTGATGCAAAGGGTAAATTGAAAAATCACGTTGAGATTCCAGTGAAGCATGGCCCGATGGTGCACGACTGTGCTATCACCAAATCTCAGGTTTTGATCCTCGACTTAAACGTCAATTTTTCGGTGCGTAGTGCCTTAAAAGGTTCACTGCTGCCATATCAATGGAACCCGAAACATCAGGCACGTATTGGTTTGTTGCCTTTTGGTGGAAGTGCCAAGGATATACGCTGGTACAACATCGATCCTTGTTTTATTTTCCATACCATGAATGCCTATGATCTGAATACGGGGGATGTGGTCATGGATGCTGTAGTGCATTCCAATGCCATGCTGCATTCAATTCAGGGACCGATTGAAGAGCATGATATTCGACTGGAGCGGTTTATCTTTGATCAGGGCACAGGCAAGGTCAGCCGGACGGTGTTATCGGATACCAAACAGGAATTTCCACGCATTAATGACGCCTATACCGGGCGACAATATCGTTATGCCTATAGCATTTCCTTTGGCGAATTTGATGATCCTTATAAGGTCAGTGGCAACAGCGTGATGTGCCTAAATTTAAGAACCCGAACTACGGAAAGCTATTTCTTTGGCGATAACTGGGTAACAGGTGAAGCGATTTTTGTGGCAAGGGAAGGGGCTGAAGCTGAGAATGATGGCTGGCTGATGTCTTATGTACATGCTGTAGATTGTGGTCCATCGAAAGTGGTGATTTTGAATGCGCAACATATTGCAGATGGGCCGATTGCCACGATTCATTTGCCGGTTCGCGTGCCAGTGGGATTTCATTGCAATTGGATTGATTATCGGAAATTAAGAGCGAACTATTCTTAA
- a CDS encoding FAD-dependent monooxygenase, with the protein MTQHYDTDVLVIGTGPAGSTLGLALANYGVKVQLFTQFNWLANSPRAHITNQRAIEVLRDLGVEEQVKEIATPWDQMGESLITTSLVGEEIARMSAWGTGDERHGDYIKGSPCPLVDLIQPKMEALLVKNAGERGAIYNFNTEYLSHVQDENGVTATFLNRITNTEFSLRAKYLVGMDGAKSRVLEQLGLPLEGVMARAGTVYVTFKADLTKYVQHRPAILQWIVNPEASFGDLGMGLLRAITPWNEWIMGWGFDISKGEPQVAEEQVRARLNAFVGAEVEDVEIQKLSYWYVNQTWATEYSKGRVFCGGDAVHRHPPSSGLGSNTCMQDAFNLGWKLAYAIKGWAAPSLLDSYTSERAPVGKQIVARANQSRFDYKYLKDVFGFDQGVTTQKQMLERIFAEDEQGAEIRQRLFKALAVKNYEFNAQGVELNQRYTSNAVISESEPEVFERDQQLYLQATTRPGAKVPHTWLVNAKGQKVSTLDITGKGRFTLLTGLSGKGWKQAAESLNLPYLDVIQIGSRDYRDVYGTWNAKSEIHESGAVLVRPDGYVAWRYQDSTNDQFDYVNTLKAVFKQVQLTV; encoded by the coding sequence ATGACACAGCATTACGACACTGATGTTCTGGTTATTGGTACTGGTCCTGCTGGTTCAACCTTGGGTTTAGCCTTGGCGAATTATGGTGTAAAAGTCCAGCTCTTTACCCAGTTTAACTGGCTGGCCAATAGTCCACGTGCCCACATTACCAACCAGCGTGCTATAGAAGTATTACGTGATTTGGGCGTTGAAGAACAGGTTAAGGAAATTGCCACCCCTTGGGATCAGATGGGTGAAAGCCTGATTACTACCAGTTTAGTTGGTGAAGAAATTGCCCGCATGAGTGCCTGGGGTACTGGAGATGAACGTCATGGTGACTATATCAAAGGCAGTCCATGTCCGCTGGTCGATCTGATCCAGCCGAAAATGGAAGCCTTGCTGGTAAAGAATGCCGGTGAACGTGGTGCGATCTATAATTTCAACACTGAATATCTGTCGCATGTACAGGATGAAAATGGTGTAACTGCAACCTTCCTGAACCGAATTACTAACACAGAATTCAGCTTAAGAGCCAAATATCTGGTCGGTATGGATGGTGCTAAGTCACGCGTGCTAGAGCAACTTGGCTTGCCACTCGAAGGCGTGATGGCTCGTGCGGGCACAGTGTATGTGACTTTCAAAGCTGACCTGACCAAATATGTGCAGCACCGCCCCGCAATTCTGCAATGGATTGTTAATCCTGAAGCCAGCTTTGGTGACCTTGGGATGGGGCTGTTACGTGCCATTACCCCATGGAATGAATGGATTATGGGTTGGGGCTTCGACATTTCCAAAGGTGAGCCACAAGTGGCCGAGGAACAGGTACGTGCTCGTCTCAATGCCTTTGTTGGTGCAGAAGTTGAAGACGTTGAGATTCAGAAACTGTCTTACTGGTATGTGAATCAGACCTGGGCCACTGAATATTCCAAAGGTCGCGTGTTCTGTGGTGGTGATGCAGTACACCGTCATCCGCCTTCAAGTGGTTTGGGTTCCAATACCTGTATGCAGGATGCCTTTAACCTGGGCTGGAAACTGGCCTATGCCATCAAAGGCTGGGCGGCCCCTTCTCTGTTAGATTCTTATACTTCTGAACGTGCACCTGTAGGCAAGCAAATCGTAGCACGCGCTAATCAGTCACGTTTTGACTATAAGTATCTGAAAGATGTCTTTGGTTTTGATCAAGGCGTTACTACCCAGAAGCAGATGCTGGAACGTATTTTTGCTGAAGATGAGCAAGGTGCTGAAATCCGTCAAAGACTGTTTAAGGCACTGGCGGTGAAAAACTATGAGTTTAATGCACAAGGTGTGGAATTAAATCAGCGTTATACCTCCAATGCAGTCATTAGTGAATCTGAACCTGAAGTGTTCGAACGCGATCAGCAGCTGTATTTGCAAGCCACGACACGTCCGGGTGCAAAAGTGCCACATACCTGGCTGGTGAATGCCAAAGGACAAAAAGTCTCAACACTGGATATTACTGGTAAAGGCCGTTTTACCCTATTGACTGGTTTATCAGGAAAAGGCTGGAAACAGGCGGCTGAATCATTGAATCTGCCTTATCTGGATGTAATTCAGATTGGTTCACGTGATTATCGTGATGTGTATGGCACATGGAATGCCAAGTCTGAAATCCATGAATCAGGGGCTGTTTTAGTTCGTCCGGATGGTTATGTGGCTTGGCGTTATCAAGACAGCACCAATGATCAGTTTGATTATGTAAATACGTTAAAGGCTGTGTTTAAGCAGGTTCAATTAACTGTTTAA
- a CDS encoding YceI family protein, with protein sequence MNLFLKNVAYAGCLSVIGMTAAYAKSWTLTPQSEVSFTINSLGLTVVKGVFPQFKGHMQFDPEKPQQGLTEFTAQVDNLQVSKPSLRNMIMGEDLFYASRYKTVSFKSTQFKPKGNNRYQILGQLTVRGVTRPVVFDTTLTPNKSNPNVLDIRSTTVVNRSDFGMKKATAGLGEKVHIHLIGQWKAE encoded by the coding sequence ATGAATCTATTTCTGAAAAATGTTGCCTATGCAGGGTGTCTGTCAGTTATAGGGATGACGGCTGCCTATGCCAAAAGCTGGACATTAACTCCACAAAGTGAGGTTAGTTTCACTATCAACTCCCTGGGGCTGACTGTAGTGAAGGGAGTTTTCCCGCAATTCAAGGGGCATATGCAGTTTGATCCAGAAAAACCGCAGCAAGGGTTAACTGAATTTACTGCGCAGGTGGATAATCTACAGGTCTCCAAGCCCAGCCTTAGAAATATGATTATGGGAGAAGACCTGTTTTATGCTTCACGTTATAAAACAGTAAGTTTTAAAAGTACCCAGTTTAAGCCGAAGGGGAATAATCGCTATCAGATTTTGGGGCAACTGACGGTACGAGGGGTGACTCGCCCGGTGGTGTTTGATACCACGTTAACCCCAAATAAAAGCAATCCGAACGTACTTGATATACGATCAACCACGGTGGTAAATCGTTCTGATTTTGGCATGAAAAAAGCCACTGCAGGACTGGGTGAAAAGGTCCATATTCATCTGATCGGACAGTGGAAAGCTGAATAA
- a CDS encoding nitroreductase family protein: MSTENSQTISQTTDTANPEKQRYYEPAPQDIDVENFRKVIESRRSVRKFTKKPIPAEVLDACLDLALLAPNSSNLQPWTFYVVQNPSKKKRLVKACLGQLAAKTAAELIVCIARTDRIDEMAKLNISEFPFPEAPAAVKKYYKFIPYNYKTGYLNAFGNFKKVAFKVARTLDKQLPVSAFSPADAKLWATKTTALACENLVLALRAYGFDSCMMEGFDEPMVRDILDLNDQQYPVMVIGAGERAKDGVFFPQYRFDRELFIQKI; encoded by the coding sequence ATGTCGACTGAAAACTCCCAAACGATTTCCCAAACCACAGATACTGCCAATCCTGAAAAGCAACGTTATTACGAACCAGCTCCTCAGGATATTGATGTAGAGAATTTCCGTAAGGTCATTGAAAGCCGCCGTTCAGTACGTAAATTCACCAAGAAGCCAATTCCTGCCGAAGTCCTGGATGCCTGTTTGGATCTGGCATTGCTGGCACCAAACTCCTCCAATCTGCAACCATGGACCTTCTATGTAGTGCAGAACCCTTCCAAGAAAAAACGTTTGGTCAAAGCCTGCCTAGGTCAGCTGGCAGCCAAAACGGCAGCTGAACTCATCGTTTGTATTGCACGTACTGATCGCATTGATGAAATGGCCAAACTGAATATTAGTGAATTTCCATTTCCTGAAGCACCAGCAGCGGTGAAGAAGTACTACAAGTTCATTCCCTATAACTATAAAACTGGTTATCTAAACGCGTTTGGTAACTTTAAAAAAGTGGCTTTCAAAGTTGCTCGTACACTAGATAAACAATTGCCAGTGTCAGCCTTTAGCCCGGCTGATGCCAAACTTTGGGCAACCAAAACTACGGCGCTGGCTTGTGAAAATCTGGTGTTGGCTTTACGTGCCTACGGTTTTGACAGCTGCATGATGGAAGGTTTTGATGAACCGATGGTGCGTGACATTCTGGACCTGAATGACCAGCAATATCCAGTGATGGTGATTGGAGCTGGCGAACGTGCGAAAGATGGCGTGTTCTTCCCTCAATATCGTTTTGATCGTGAGCTGTTTATCCAAAAGATTTAA